A section of the Primulina eburnea isolate SZY01 chromosome 1, ASM2296580v1, whole genome shotgun sequence genome encodes:
- the LOC140806805 gene encoding replication protein A 70 kDa DNA-binding subunit D-like — MNIYNGFLQLQSTFITGMLHNPKCNEAERINLWLEHIMGKQSFNRLWAAKSIKQCEEIELEQLMDKKISLKHNMHYWCKTTICEIENKSKPWYEACASCLKAIIKTAKRISCANCTKQPVQIMQRYRLTMTVQDNDTSTRLTLFEDVASNFIGCSVNEYMELLNKLYIIKKFLNALDNSIKEEYVFLFKMDQEIVKQKKELSIVVEGFQRPFLDIYDTKQGSRFPGTQKGEKKNHQIL, encoded by the exons ATGAATATATATAATG GATTTCTTCAGTTGCAGTCAACATTTATAACGGGAATGCTGCACAACCCAAAATGTAACGAAGCAGAAAGAATAAACTTATG GTTGGAACATATTATGGGAAAACAAAGTTTTAATAGACTATGGGCGGCAAAATCAATCAAACAATGTGAGGAAATCGAACTAGAGCAATTGATGGATAAGAAAATTTCTTTGAAGCAT AACATGCATTACTGGTGTAAGACAACTATATGTGAGATTGAGAATAAATCAAAACCATGGTATGAAGCTTGTGCCAGTTGTCTCAAAGCAATCATCAAAACAGCGAAACGAATAAGTTGTGCAAATTGCACAAAACAACCTGTTCAAATTATGCAAAG GTATCGTTTAACGATGACAGTGCAAGATAATGACACATCAACAAGACTTACATTATTTGAAGATGTTGCCTCAAATTTTATTGGTTGCTCAGTGAATGAATATATGGAATTACTCAATAAGCTATACATAATT AAAAAATTTCTCAATGCTCTAGACAACTCAATCAAGGAAGAGTATGTGTTTCTTTTCAAGATGGATCAAGAAATTGTTAAACAGAAAAAAGAACTGTCTATAGTAGTGGAAGGCTTCCAAAGGCCGTTCCTAGATATCTACGACACCAAACAGGGCAGCCGGTTTCCAGGAACACAAAAGGGGGAAAAAAAGAATCACCAAATCCTATGA